From Myxococcales bacterium, a single genomic window includes:
- a CDS encoding VWA domain-containing protein codes for MRAFLGLLLSVPLVLLACSSEDEGGIAGGGKGGVGAVGGGGAGGSGGSLGKPCSKTSDCGSGKFCSVAKQCVDNGSCGADGDCTAPQVCGLGSKKCLEAGTCATDGDCDQNQVCNVQTKLCEIGGGCGKSVFELTELPPNLMILLDRSGSMSGDAGGSTRWNVAKQAVSQVTTKFDAQLRFGLATYSSCASGGCSAGSIVVPIADKNAATINAFLGSTVDQGSSNGQGKTSSGLLKYLCDSGNPETSTGKSLAALVGQSSLQDPSRTNAVLLLTDGSESGECKGSCDGPCGAAKLLAQNPPVKTYVIGLGVNPSAIDQIAAAGGTTKSVPASNQTELDAAFNKIAAAVASCEYLLDKAPPNSTGVYVYFNDDPTGVPSDPNNGWSYDPTTNKLTFNGTACTQLKSGTVTDIDVVYGCPGPVVN; via the coding sequence ATGCGCGCATTCCTTGGACTGCTGCTCTCGGTTCCGCTCGTCCTGCTCGCGTGCTCCAGCGAAGACGAAGGCGGCATCGCCGGCGGAGGGAAGGGCGGCGTCGGAGCGGTCGGGGGCGGCGGCGCGGGCGGCAGCGGCGGCAGCTTGGGCAAACCGTGCAGCAAGACCTCGGACTGCGGGTCCGGGAAGTTCTGCAGCGTCGCCAAGCAGTGCGTCGACAACGGCTCGTGCGGCGCCGATGGTGACTGCACGGCGCCGCAGGTTTGCGGCCTGGGCTCGAAGAAATGCCTGGAGGCCGGCACTTGCGCAACGGACGGGGACTGCGACCAGAATCAGGTCTGCAACGTCCAGACGAAGCTGTGTGAGATCGGCGGCGGCTGCGGCAAGAGTGTGTTCGAGCTCACCGAGCTGCCGCCCAACCTGATGATCCTGCTCGACCGCAGCGGCAGCATGAGCGGCGACGCAGGCGGCAGCACCCGCTGGAACGTCGCCAAACAAGCCGTGTCGCAGGTGACCACGAAGTTCGACGCCCAGCTCCGTTTTGGTCTGGCAACGTACTCGTCGTGTGCGTCTGGCGGCTGCTCCGCCGGCAGCATCGTCGTGCCGATCGCCGACAAGAACGCCGCAACCATCAACGCTTTTCTGGGTTCAACGGTCGATCAGGGCAGCTCGAACGGCCAAGGCAAGACCTCGTCCGGTTTGCTCAAGTACCTGTGTGACAGCGGCAACCCGGAGACGAGCACCGGGAAATCCCTGGCGGCCCTGGTCGGCCAATCGTCACTCCAAGATCCGTCGCGCACCAACGCCGTGCTGCTCTTGACCGACGGCAGTGAGAGCGGTGAGTGCAAGGGCTCGTGTGACGGCCCCTGCGGAGCTGCGAAGCTGCTGGCGCAGAACCCTCCGGTGAAGACCTACGTGATTGGCCTGGGCGTGAACCCCAGCGCCATCGATCAGATCGCCGCTGCCGGCGGAACGACCAAGTCCGTCCCGGCCTCCAACCAGACCGAGCTCGACGCCGCGTTCAACAAGATCGCCGCAGCCGTCGCCAGCTGTGAATACCTGCTCGACAAGGCTCCGCCGAACTCGACTGGGGTCTACGTCTACTTCAACGACGACCCGACCGGCGTGCCCAGCGATCCGAACAACGGCTGGAGCTACGATCCGACGACCAACAAGCTCACGTTCAATGGCACCGCGTGCACTCAGCTGAAGAGCGGCACGGTGACCGACATCGACGTGGTCTACGGCTGCCCGGGCCCCGTGGTCAATTGA
- a CDS encoding beta-aspartyl-peptidase: MSSPPLTLLQNAEVFCPDPIGRADVLVGAGTVLAIGPTIPAFDAGLCQRVDLGGARLIPGLIDAHVHLTGGGGESGPASRVPEVKLSELSRAGVTTAIGVLGTDGTTRSVANLVASTLALREQGLSAWCWTGSYEMPPITLTGSVRSDIVFVEPILGVGEVAISDHRSSQPTLDELARLAADIHVAGLMSNKAGVLHLHLGDGPRGLDLVRRLLEDTELPAQVFYPTHVNRNKRLFDEAIALARRGVPIDVTAFPVADGEDAYSAPDAIARYLATDAPQDRLTCSSDGGGCLPTFDRAGRLLTMDVGSPGALGETLGILLGRGFRLESVLPVFTRNVANVLRLPTKGRIAVGADADLVVLDDRHGIREVMARGRFLVRAGEPTVLGQFERPSARTPK; this comes from the coding sequence GTGTCGTCTCCGCCGCTCACCCTCCTGCAAAATGCCGAGGTGTTCTGCCCGGACCCCATCGGCCGCGCGGACGTGCTGGTCGGCGCGGGCACCGTTCTCGCCATTGGGCCGACGATTCCTGCGTTCGACGCGGGCTTGTGCCAGCGCGTCGATCTCGGCGGAGCTCGCCTCATTCCAGGACTGATCGACGCCCACGTACACCTCACCGGCGGCGGTGGTGAGTCGGGCCCCGCGTCCCGTGTGCCCGAGGTGAAGCTCAGCGAGCTCAGCCGGGCGGGCGTGACCACTGCCATCGGCGTGCTCGGCACCGATGGCACCACCCGCAGCGTCGCCAACCTCGTAGCCTCGACCCTCGCACTGCGCGAACAAGGGCTCTCGGCCTGGTGCTGGACCGGCAGCTACGAGATGCCGCCCATCACCCTCACCGGGAGCGTCCGCTCCGACATCGTGTTCGTCGAGCCGATCCTGGGTGTCGGCGAGGTCGCCATCAGTGATCACCGGTCTTCACAACCCACGCTGGACGAGCTCGCACGCCTCGCCGCGGACATCCACGTCGCTGGCTTGATGAGCAACAAGGCGGGCGTGCTGCACCTGCACCTCGGGGATGGCCCGCGCGGGCTCGACCTCGTCCGCCGTCTGCTCGAAGACACCGAGCTGCCGGCACAGGTCTTCTACCCGACGCACGTGAACCGGAACAAACGCCTGTTCGACGAGGCCATCGCGCTTGCACGACGTGGCGTCCCCATCGACGTGACCGCATTCCCCGTAGCGGATGGAGAAGACGCCTACTCGGCCCCCGACGCCATCGCCAGGTACCTCGCCACCGATGCACCCCAGGACCGCCTGACGTGCAGCTCCGACGGCGGCGGCTGCCTGCCGACCTTCGACCGAGCCGGACGCCTGTTGACGATGGACGTCGGCTCCCCCGGAGCGCTGGGCGAAACTCTCGGGATATTGCTCGGACGGGGGTTCAGGCTGGAGAGCGTGCTGCCGGTGTTCACCCGCAACGTCGCCAACGTGCTGCGCCTCCCGACCAAAGGCCGGATCGCGGTCGGCGCCGATGCTGATCTCGTGGTCCTTGACGACAGGCACGGCATACGCGAGGTGATGGCCCGCGGGCGCTTCCTGGTCCGCGCGGGCGAGCCGACCGTGCTCGGCCAATTCGAACGACCGTCAGCGAGAACACCGAAATGA
- a CDS encoding ATP-grasp domain-containing protein: MKVVFLAPSYPPEMQQYTRGLAEVGAEVYGVGDTPRNQLPPSLKQHLADYLRVPRMLDEDDVVERVTEWLRGREVDRVLSNWEVMVLTAARLREQFGLPGMSVDTVLGFRDKQLMKERVKAAGLRTPRSERVRTVNQARAAAERTGYPLILKPISGAGSADTYKISDEAELEEVLGRMRHIKEASCEEYINGEEFTFDTVCIGGRPVYMNVTQYLPPPLIARSEEWVSPVIITVKDMQQPHVAGGIELGKKVLGALGMGDGFTHMEWFRKPDGEVVFGEIGCRPGGAHIVDQMNYTSDIDLFREWARAVCWGKFEAPTARKYNVAIIFKRAKGRGRISRIEGLGEFMRKYGEHVVEERLLKVGTQRRNWKHTLISDGHILLRHPDWDTTRRMAAAAATEITLYAE, from the coding sequence ATGAAGGTCGTCTTCCTCGCACCCAGCTATCCGCCCGAGATGCAGCAGTACACCCGCGGGCTGGCCGAGGTCGGCGCGGAGGTCTACGGCGTCGGGGATACACCCAGGAACCAGCTACCCCCTTCCCTGAAACAACATCTGGCGGACTACCTGCGGGTGCCCCGGATGCTCGACGAGGACGACGTGGTCGAACGCGTGACCGAGTGGTTGCGCGGCCGCGAGGTCGACCGCGTGCTCTCCAACTGGGAGGTGATGGTGCTCACCGCGGCGCGCCTGCGCGAGCAGTTTGGTCTGCCGGGCATGAGCGTCGACACTGTGCTGGGCTTCCGCGACAAACAGCTGATGAAGGAGCGCGTGAAGGCCGCCGGCCTGCGCACCCCGCGGTCGGAGCGCGTGCGCACGGTGAACCAAGCCCGGGCCGCCGCCGAGCGCACGGGCTACCCGCTGATCCTGAAGCCCATCTCTGGCGCCGGCAGCGCCGACACCTACAAGATCTCCGACGAGGCCGAGCTCGAGGAGGTGCTCGGTCGCATGCGCCACATCAAGGAAGCGAGCTGCGAGGAGTACATCAACGGCGAGGAGTTCACCTTCGACACCGTGTGTATCGGCGGGCGCCCCGTCTACATGAACGTCACCCAGTATCTGCCGCCCCCGCTCATTGCCCGCTCCGAAGAGTGGGTGAGCCCGGTGATCATCACGGTCAAGGACATGCAGCAGCCGCACGTGGCGGGCGGCATCGAGCTCGGCAAAAAGGTGCTGGGAGCCCTGGGCATGGGCGACGGCTTCACCCACATGGAGTGGTTCCGAAAGCCCGACGGCGAGGTCGTGTTCGGCGAGATCGGCTGCCGCCCGGGCGGCGCCCACATCGTCGATCAGATGAACTACACCTCGGACATCGATCTGTTCCGGGAGTGGGCCCGCGCGGTCTGCTGGGGGAAATTCGAGGCGCCCACGGCTCGAAAATACAACGTCGCCATCATCTTCAAACGCGCCAAAGGGCGCGGGCGGATCTCTCGCATCGAGGGCCTCGGGGAGTTCATGCGAAAATACGGCGAGCACGTCGTCGAGGAGCGCCTGTTGAAAGTGGGGACCCAGCGTCGCAACTGGAAACACACGCTGATCTCCGATGGGCACATCCTCCTGCGCCATCCAGACTGGGACACCACCCGTCGTATGGCCGCGGCGGCCGCGACGGAGATCACCCTCTACGCGGAGTGA
- a CDS encoding serine/threonine protein kinase produces MSGFQLAPGAIFARDFRVIEPLSEGGMGAVYVAEQLSTQARRALKLMHPQLVRDPGLRARFEQEATVVAQIPSDHVVQVIAAGVDAESGMPWLAMELLDGTDLSEAVATGRCGSSALREIMEQLCHGLSAAHERGVVHRDLKPENVFLAAPRRPGVHFTVKILDFGIAKVTEQARAPTATAALGTPLWMAPEQAGATGGTISPATDIWALGLIGFWLLTGRSYWKGATSPGVTLESLMREVLFDPLPPASERAHELGFRGAFPPGFDSWFARAVQRTPGERFQDAGVAFEALSQALAAPPPSGNEFSDAATAYADAPRMERATTPKTVDDIPPLRLATVPGFPAAANLNPAPPAVVPQPTPAAAFYHPAPTPNPEPPHYPPAAGYGYAATSAASSAGRGRATGFAWGLATLAVIVAGVGAALILTREDWQPYLEAALEPEATTAPPPPSAPSPTPVCPPGTRPSGGRCVAWVDRSCPSGLRFEEGKGCVAIVATPSPPVQPAPLPMPTKAPTSTPTPAPTPAKKTATLSIDCVPSCDSVRINGVEAGHSPIIRRVVPTGQTTVFCKRAGYQSSSLQLILSSGASVARRVNLIPLKK; encoded by the coding sequence ATGTCTGGATTTCAGCTCGCTCCCGGGGCGATCTTCGCCCGCGACTTCAGGGTCATCGAGCCCCTGTCGGAGGGCGGGATGGGAGCGGTCTACGTCGCGGAGCAGCTGAGCACGCAGGCGCGGCGGGCGCTCAAGCTGATGCACCCGCAGCTGGTCCGGGATCCGGGGCTGCGGGCGCGCTTTGAACAAGAAGCCACGGTCGTTGCTCAGATCCCCAGCGACCACGTGGTTCAGGTCATCGCGGCCGGTGTCGATGCCGAATCAGGCATGCCCTGGCTCGCGATGGAGCTGCTCGACGGCACCGATCTGAGCGAGGCCGTTGCGACGGGGCGCTGCGGCTCGAGCGCGCTCCGCGAAATCATGGAGCAGCTCTGCCATGGCTTGAGCGCAGCGCACGAGCGGGGCGTCGTGCATCGGGACTTGAAACCCGAGAACGTGTTCCTGGCGGCGCCCCGCCGCCCCGGCGTTCACTTCACCGTCAAGATCCTAGATTTCGGTATCGCCAAGGTGACCGAACAAGCGCGGGCGCCGACCGCGACCGCGGCGCTGGGAACGCCGTTGTGGATGGCGCCGGAGCAGGCCGGGGCAACGGGCGGTACGATCAGCCCAGCGACGGACATCTGGGCTCTGGGCCTGATTGGTTTTTGGTTGCTCACCGGACGCAGTTACTGGAAGGGCGCAACGAGCCCGGGCGTCACCCTCGAGTCATTGATGCGAGAGGTGTTGTTCGACCCGCTGCCTCCCGCGTCCGAGCGCGCGCACGAGCTGGGCTTTCGCGGCGCCTTTCCTCCGGGCTTCGACTCATGGTTCGCAAGGGCCGTGCAGCGCACTCCCGGCGAGCGCTTCCAAGATGCTGGGGTGGCATTCGAGGCGCTCTCGCAGGCCCTGGCTGCGCCGCCGCCGAGTGGCAACGAGTTCTCCGACGCGGCGACCGCCTACGCTGACGCGCCGAGGATGGAGCGAGCCACCACACCCAAGACGGTGGACGACATCCCGCCCCTCAGGCTGGCCACGGTGCCCGGGTTTCCAGCCGCTGCGAACCTGAATCCGGCGCCGCCGGCCGTTGTTCCACAGCCGACACCGGCAGCGGCGTTCTACCATCCAGCGCCCACGCCGAACCCCGAGCCTCCGCACTACCCGCCCGCCGCGGGATACGGGTACGCGGCCACATCAGCAGCGTCGAGCGCCGGTCGAGGTCGCGCCACCGGTTTCGCATGGGGACTCGCGACCCTCGCGGTGATCGTTGCGGGGGTAGGCGCCGCGCTGATTCTGACGCGGGAAGACTGGCAACCCTATCTCGAAGCGGCACTGGAGCCCGAGGCCACGACGGCGCCGCCGCCGCCGTCTGCACCAAGCCCGACGCCGGTGTGTCCTCCCGGAACGAGGCCGAGCGGCGGCCGCTGCGTCGCATGGGTCGATCGCAGCTGTCCCTCGGGTCTGCGCTTCGAAGAGGGCAAAGGCTGCGTCGCGATCGTTGCAACCCCGAGTCCGCCCGTCCAACCTGCGCCATTGCCGATGCCGACGAAGGCGCCGACGTCCACCCCGACGCCGGCGCCCACCCCGGCGAAGAAGACTGCGACCCTCAGCATCGACTGCGTGCCGTCGTGCGACAGCGTGCGCATCAACGGCGTGGAGGCCGGCCACTCTCCGATCATTCGCAGAGTGGTCCCCACGGGTCAGACCACGGTCTTCTGCAAGCGGGCGGGCTACCAGTCCTCTAGCCTGCAACTCATTCTCTCCTCCGGCGCCTCGGTCGCGCGCCGGGTCAACCTGATCCCGTTGAAGAAGTGA
- a CDS encoding ATP-grasp domain-containing protein, whose product MKNVVFVAPFPLETTLRFARAAHKLAGVRLLGIVQEPPAGADAAIFADVVQVSDGLDARQLIEAGRLLERRHGKLHRALGILEPLQVQLAELRQALSIPGTDPDTADLFRDKARMKDELRRHGLPCARHQLIRSWTDADGFAEAVGFPLVLKPPAGMGCKATWRVRSKEELRAAVTAIHASPERPALAEEFLRGQEHSFETITVDGTIRFESVSRYFPTPLEVMETPWIKWVVLLPRVMHGPEFADARQLAARTISALGLETGFTHMEWFRRDDGSLAIGEIAARPPGAHMVLANSYAHDADMYRAWARAVVDGEFDGPYERRFAVGVAYLRGVGRGRVKRVSGVELANERVGRHVVESRLPKIGAPRSDSYEGDGYLIARHPDTEVVKAVMQTVIETIQIEYA is encoded by the coding sequence ATGAAAAATGTGGTGTTCGTCGCGCCGTTTCCTCTCGAAACCACGCTGCGTTTCGCCCGCGCTGCCCACAAGCTCGCCGGCGTCCGGCTGCTGGGCATCGTTCAGGAACCCCCCGCCGGTGCCGACGCCGCGATCTTTGCGGACGTGGTCCAGGTCTCGGACGGGCTCGACGCCCGTCAGCTCATCGAAGCGGGCCGGTTGCTCGAGCGCCGGCACGGCAAGCTGCACCGGGCGCTCGGGATCCTCGAGCCCTTGCAGGTGCAGCTGGCGGAGCTCCGCCAGGCCTTGAGTATCCCCGGAACGGACCCCGACACCGCCGATCTGTTCCGCGACAAAGCTCGGATGAAAGACGAGCTCAGGCGCCATGGACTGCCCTGTGCGCGTCACCAGCTGATCCGGTCCTGGACCGACGCCGACGGTTTTGCGGAGGCGGTTGGTTTTCCGCTGGTCCTGAAGCCGCCGGCGGGCATGGGTTGCAAGGCCACCTGGCGGGTGCGCTCGAAGGAAGAGCTCCGTGCGGCGGTGACTGCCATCCATGCGTCCCCAGAACGTCCCGCGCTGGCCGAAGAGTTTCTGCGCGGTCAGGAGCACAGCTTCGAGACGATCACGGTGGATGGGACCATCCGTTTCGAGTCGGTGTCGCGTTATTTCCCGACGCCGCTCGAGGTGATGGAGACTCCGTGGATCAAATGGGTCGTGCTCTTGCCGCGCGTGATGCACGGACCGGAGTTCGCAGACGCTCGCCAGCTAGCGGCGCGTACCATCTCGGCTCTCGGGCTCGAGACTGGGTTCACCCACATGGAGTGGTTCCGGCGGGACGACGGCTCGCTCGCCATCGGAGAGATCGCCGCACGGCCCCCCGGCGCACACATGGTGCTGGCCAACAGCTACGCGCACGACGCGGACATGTACCGAGCCTGGGCGCGCGCGGTCGTGGACGGTGAGTTCGACGGGCCGTACGAGCGCCGGTTCGCCGTCGGGGTCGCATACCTGCGCGGGGTGGGGCGCGGCCGGGTGAAGCGCGTCAGTGGCGTCGAGTTGGCCAACGAGCGGGTGGGCCGGCACGTGGTCGAGAGTCGACTGCCCAAGATCGGCGCGCCGCGCTCCGACAGCTACGAGGGCGACGGTTACCTGATTGCGCGCCACCCCGACACGGAGGTGGTCAAGGCGGTGATGCAGACCGTGATCGAGACGATTCAGATCGAGTACGCCTGA
- the cphA gene encoding cyanophycin synthetase, which yields MELLERRVYRGPSLYAHFPVVRLTVDLGVLEAWPSAKLPGFNAGLLAAIPSLQSHTCSFDTEGGFVRRLSEDGGTWLGHVLEHVAIELQQLTGAKVVFGKTRGEGTPGRYHVVYEYEEERVARAAGDLALRLLHHLLPPELKPEKAAADESAEPFDFDRELVELIDFAQRRQLGPSTGSLVRAAEARDIPWLRLNDYSLIQFGHGKYQKRIQATVTSETRHIAVAIASDKEETNTILGDLGLPVPRQELVRSADGAVRAAERLGYPVVVKPLDANHGRGVSLDLNTEAEVRVAFDKAREHARSVVVETFLDGFDHRMLVVGGELVAVAKRVPGHVVGDGQHSIAALVDIVNADPRRGIGHEKVLTRLELDSQAERLMEAKGATRDTVLPAGEVFFLRGTGNLSTGGTAIDLTDVVHPDNREMAIRAAKAIGLDVCGVDFITSDIRESYREIGGGICEVNAAPGFRMHVAPTEGKARDVAGPVMDMLFPAGTPTQIPIAAVTGTNGKTTTARMLAHIQKMNGHTVGLATTDGVYVDGERTVAGDMTGPHSAQMVLRDPSVDLAVLETARGGLLRAGMGYRSCNVGAVLNVAADHLGSKGVTTLEQLAEVKRIVIEVTRDCAVLNADDRLCLRMADHTSAARIAYVTMNPRHDLVRQHLRAGGLAAVLEEGINGHMITLYDKGAHLPLLWTHLIPAPIEGKAMHNVQNAMFAAVMAYAMGVKIENIRQGLRTFDTSYFQVPGRTNVYDELPFKVILDYGHNPAAVQAMADLASKLECSGRRICVLSAPGDRRDEDIRDIARIGGQTFDHLILRRDDDLRGRGSDEVPLMMREELLQNGFPEERLEVIPDEQTAIDAGLRLAKRGDLLVMFADRISRSWKQVIYFKPESGEKSSPPPASGAGEAGATPVLEANKASLSVSRDLTEGAQVIQDERGVRLAREQDD from the coding sequence ATGGAACTTCTCGAGCGTCGCGTGTACCGCGGCCCCAGCCTGTATGCTCACTTCCCCGTCGTTCGACTGACGGTCGACCTCGGCGTCCTCGAGGCCTGGCCAAGCGCAAAGCTCCCCGGCTTCAATGCGGGCCTGCTCGCAGCGATCCCCTCGCTGCAGAGCCACACCTGTTCATTCGATACCGAGGGGGGCTTCGTGCGCCGCCTCTCCGAAGACGGAGGCACCTGGCTGGGTCACGTGCTCGAGCACGTTGCGATCGAGCTCCAGCAGCTCACCGGCGCCAAGGTCGTGTTCGGCAAGACTCGCGGTGAAGGCACACCGGGCCGCTATCACGTCGTCTACGAGTACGAAGAAGAGCGCGTGGCGCGGGCCGCGGGCGACCTCGCGCTGCGGCTGCTCCACCACCTGCTTCCTCCGGAGCTGAAGCCCGAGAAAGCCGCCGCTGACGAGTCGGCAGAGCCGTTCGATTTCGATAGAGAGCTGGTCGAGCTGATCGACTTCGCTCAGCGGCGGCAGCTCGGTCCCTCCACGGGCTCGCTGGTGCGCGCAGCGGAGGCTCGCGACATCCCCTGGTTGCGCCTCAATGACTACAGTTTGATCCAGTTCGGGCACGGAAAATACCAGAAGCGCATCCAGGCGACCGTCACCAGCGAGACCCGTCACATCGCCGTGGCCATCGCCTCCGACAAGGAAGAGACGAACACGATCCTCGGAGATCTCGGGCTGCCGGTGCCGCGGCAGGAGCTCGTGCGGAGCGCCGATGGCGCCGTGCGGGCCGCCGAGCGGCTCGGCTATCCAGTCGTGGTCAAACCCCTGGACGCCAATCACGGTCGGGGTGTGTCCCTCGACCTGAACACCGAGGCCGAGGTGCGCGTCGCCTTCGACAAAGCCCGGGAGCACGCCCGCAGCGTCGTCGTCGAGACCTTCCTCGATGGTTTCGATCACCGCATGCTGGTCGTCGGCGGGGAGCTGGTGGCGGTCGCAAAACGTGTCCCCGGCCACGTCGTCGGCGACGGACAACACTCCATCGCCGCGCTCGTCGACATCGTGAACGCCGATCCCAGGCGCGGCATCGGGCACGAGAAGGTTCTGACGCGGCTCGAGCTGGACTCACAGGCCGAACGCCTGATGGAGGCCAAGGGCGCAACGCGGGACACGGTCCTGCCCGCGGGCGAGGTGTTCTTCCTGCGCGGCACCGGCAACCTCTCGACCGGCGGCACCGCCATCGATCTCACCGACGTCGTACACCCCGACAACCGCGAGATGGCGATCCGCGCGGCGAAGGCCATCGGCCTCGATGTGTGCGGGGTCGACTTCATTACGTCCGATATCCGGGAGAGCTATCGCGAGATCGGCGGCGGCATCTGCGAGGTCAACGCGGCTCCGGGCTTTCGCATGCACGTCGCGCCGACGGAGGGCAAAGCTCGGGACGTCGCTGGACCGGTCATGGACATGCTGTTTCCGGCCGGAACCCCCACTCAGATCCCCATCGCGGCGGTCACCGGCACCAACGGCAAGACCACGACTGCCCGCATGCTCGCGCACATCCAGAAGATGAACGGGCACACGGTCGGCCTCGCGACCACGGACGGCGTCTACGTCGACGGAGAGCGCACGGTGGCGGGCGACATGACCGGACCGCACTCGGCGCAGATGGTGCTCCGCGATCCTTCGGTCGATCTCGCGGTGCTCGAGACGGCGCGCGGGGGGCTGCTGCGAGCGGGCATGGGTTACCGCAGCTGCAACGTCGGCGCAGTGCTGAACGTCGCCGCCGATCACCTCGGCTCCAAGGGAGTGACGACCCTCGAACAGCTGGCAGAGGTGAAACGCATCGTGATCGAGGTCACGCGCGACTGCGCAGTCCTCAACGCCGATGACCGCCTGTGCCTGCGCATGGCCGACCACACGAGCGCCGCCCGCATCGCCTACGTCACGATGAATCCGCGGCACGACCTGGTCCGGCAACACCTGCGCGCCGGCGGGCTCGCGGCCGTGCTCGAAGAGGGCATCAACGGCCACATGATCACCCTCTACGACAAGGGTGCGCACCTGCCGTTGCTCTGGACCCACCTGATCCCTGCGCCCATCGAGGGCAAGGCGATGCACAACGTCCAGAACGCGATGTTCGCCGCGGTGATGGCCTACGCAATGGGCGTGAAAATCGAGAACATCCGGCAGGGTCTCCGCACCTTCGACACGTCGTACTTCCAGGTCCCCGGGCGCACGAACGTGTACGACGAGCTGCCCTTCAAGGTGATCCTCGACTACGGACACAACCCCGCGGCCGTGCAGGCCATGGCAGATCTTGCCTCCAAGCTCGAGTGCTCCGGGCGGCGCATCTGCGTACTGTCCGCGCCCGGCGACCGGCGCGACGAAGACATCCGCGACATCGCCCGTATCGGCGGTCAGACCTTCGATCACCTGATCTTGCGCCGAGACGACGATCTGCGCGGCCGTGGCTCCGACGAGGTCCCGCTGATGATGCGGGAAGAGTTGCTACAGAATGGGTTCCCGGAGGAACGCCTGGAAGTGATCCCGGACGAACAGACCGCCATCGACGCCGGGCTTCGACTGGCAAAGCGCGGCGATCTGCTGGTCATGTTCGCGGATCGGATCAGCCGCAGCTGGAAGCAGGTCATCTATTTCAAGCCCGAGTCCGGGGAGAAATCGAGCCCACCGCCGGCCTCCGGCGCAGGCGAAGCGGGCGCCACCCCCGTGCTCGAGGCGAACAAAGCGAGCCTGAGCGTGAGCCGCGATCTGACCGAGGGCGCTCAGGTGATCCAGGACGAGCGCGGTGTGCGCCTGGCACGCGAGCAGGACGACTGA
- a CDS encoding cyanophycinase, whose translation MSPAKIEADHTRGYIVPIGGAEDKEGASQILRRFIDVSGGSGSRIVIIPTASKLEDTGRRYEKVFRKLGADEAKALPLATRDDAAKREWLEYIEAANGIFITGGNQLRLTTILGGTPVAKAIRRANARGVAVGGTSAGAAILSEHMVAYGVEGHTPRAGAVALAPGFGLTNRIILDQHFRQRDRLGRLLTALAYNPFAVGVGLDEDTAAFIDPERKLTVVGSGALTIIDAMDLTHSSIAEAKQGNPVCMTNIRLHVLIEGGTFDLETRRATPGG comes from the coding sequence ATGAGCCCGGCAAAGATCGAGGCAGACCACACACGCGGCTACATCGTCCCGATCGGTGGCGCGGAGGACAAAGAGGGCGCGTCCCAGATCTTGCGCCGCTTCATCGACGTCTCCGGCGGTAGCGGCTCCCGCATCGTGATCATCCCCACGGCCTCGAAGCTCGAGGACACCGGTCGCCGTTACGAGAAGGTCTTCCGAAAGCTCGGCGCCGACGAAGCCAAGGCCCTACCCCTCGCGACGCGGGACGACGCCGCCAAGCGCGAGTGGCTCGAGTACATCGAGGCGGCGAACGGCATCTTCATCACCGGGGGCAACCAACTGCGCCTGACCACCATCCTCGGCGGCACCCCCGTCGCGAAGGCGATCCGGCGGGCCAACGCCCGCGGCGTTGCGGTCGGCGGCACCAGCGCCGGCGCGGCGATCCTCAGCGAGCACATGGTCGCCTACGGCGTCGAGGGGCACACCCCGCGCGCGGGCGCTGTCGCGCTGGCCCCGGGTTTCGGCCTCACCAACCGCATCATCCTCGACCAGCACTTCCGTCAGCGAGATCGCCTGGGTCGCCTGCTCACCGCCCTGGCGTACAACCCCTTCGCGGTCGGCGTCGGCCTCGACGAAGACACCGCCGCTTTCATCGATCCCGAGCGCAAGCTCACCGTGGTCGGCAGCGGCGCCCTCACCATCATCGACGCGATGGACCTCACCCACTCGTCAATTGCCGAAGCAAAACAGGGCAATCCCGTGTGTATGACGAACATCCGACTCCATGTGTTGATCGAGGGGGGTACCTTCGATCTCGAGACGAGGCGCGCAACCCCCGGTGGGTGA